In a single window of the Nicotiana tomentosiformis chromosome 8, ASM39032v3, whole genome shotgun sequence genome:
- the LOC104111195 gene encoding aspartate aminotransferase, chloroplastic, with amino-acid sequence MASTMFSLASAAPSASFSLQDNLKSKLKLGTTSQSAFFGKDFAKAKSNGRTTMAVSVNVSRFEGITMAPPDPILGVSEAFKADTNELKLNLGVGAYRTEDLQPYVLNVVKKAENLMLERGDNKEYLPIEGLAAFNKVTAELLFGADNPVIQQQRVATIQGLSGTGSLRIAAALIERYFPGSKVLISSPTWGNHKNIFNDARVPWSEYRYYDPKTVGLDFAGMIEDIKAAPEGSFILLHGCAHNPTGIDPTIEQWEKIADVIQEKNHIPFFDVAYQGFASGSLDEDASSVRLFAARGMELLVAQSYSKNLGLYGERIGAINVLCSSADAATRVKSQLKRLARPMYSNPPIHGARIVANVVGIPEFFDEWKQEMEMMAGRIKSVRQKLYDSLSAKDKSGKDWSYILKQIGMFSFTGLNKAQSENMTNKWHVYMTKDGRISLAGLSAAKCEYLADAIIDSYYNVS; translated from the exons ATGGCTTCCACAATGTTCTCTCTAGCTTCTGCCGCTCCATCAGCTTCATTTTCCTTGCAAGATAATCTCAAG TCAAAGCTAAAGCTGGGGACTACTAGCCAAAGTGCCTTTTTCGGGAAAGACTTCGCGAAGGCAAAG tCAAATGGTCGGACTACTATGGCTGTTTCTGTGAACGTCTCTCGATTTGAGGGAATAACAATGGCTCCTCCTGACCCCATTCTTGGAGTTTCTGAAGCATTCAAGGCTGATACAAATGAACTGAAGCTTAACCTTGGAGTTGGAGCTTACCGCACAGAAGATCTTCAACCCTATGTCCTCAATGTTGTTAAAAAA GCAGAAAACCTTATGCTAGAGAGAGGTGACAACAAAGAG TATCTTCCAATAGAAGGTTTGGCTGCATTCAACAAAGTCACAGCAGAGTTATTGTTTGGAGCAGATAATCCAGTGATTCAGCAACAAAGG GTGGCTACTATTCAAGGTCTATCAGGAACTGGGTCATTGCGTATTGCTGCAGCACTGATAGAGCGTTACTTCCCTGGCTCTAAGGTTTTGATATCATCTCCAACCTGGG GAAATCATAAGAACATTTTCAATGATGCCAGGGTGCCTTGGTCTGAATATCGATATTATGATCCCAAAACAGTTGGTCTAGATTTTGCTGGGATGATAGAAGATATAAAG GCTGCTCCTGAAGGATCATTCATCTTGCTCCATGGCTGTGCACACAACCCAACTGGTATTGATCCCACAATTGAACAATGGGAAAAGATTGCTGATGTAATTCAGGAGAAGAACCACATTCCATTTTTTGATGTTGCCTACCAG GGATTCGCAAGCGGCAGCCTTGATGAAGATGCCTCATCTGTGAGATTGTTTGCTGCACGTGGCATGGAGCTTTTGGTTGCTCAATCATATAGTAAAAATCTGGGTCTGTATGGAGAAAGGATTGGAGCTATTAATGTTCTTTGCTCATCTGCTGATGCAGCGACAAG GGTGAAAAGCCAGCTAAAAAGGCTTGCTCGACCAATGTACTCAAATCCCCCCATTCACGGTGCTAGAATTGTTGCCAATGTCGTTGGAATTCCTGAGTTCTTTGATGAATGGAAACAAGAGATGGAAATGATGGCAGGAAGGATAAAGAGTGTGAGACAGAAGCTATATGATAGCCTCTCCGCCAAGGATAAAAGTGGAAAGGACTGGTCATACATTCTGAAGCAGATTGGAATGTTCTCCTTCACAGGCCTCAACAAAGCTCAG